The Gallus gallus isolate bGalGal1 chromosome W, bGalGal1.mat.broiler.GRCg7b, whole genome shotgun sequence genome window below encodes:
- the LOC121108210 gene encoding uncharacterized protein LOC121108210 has protein sequence MIEAVEKKGLKSPLTMNALETLTASGPMLPYDIENLMRMVLKPVQYTLWREEWHTKIKQMLITVQGDQRNPIYGSDIQRLMGSAPGLLTPQAQVGQLRPGELIATTDAAIDAFRKLARSAEPTTPWTEIAQGPTEPFQEFADRLIRAVEGSDLPRAVHGPVILDCLYQKSSEEVQGILRAVPGRLQTPGEAIKYVLDKQKAYPSVAGEVAAAVAGVMMACRETEYRSADRQLGPCFKCGQSGHIRAQCRMGTGGGVTCQQCGRKGHIAPQCRARRPPRQGNYDGRPSTHGNFISQSVRAPDLSLPMAALSLNTHERPLIRPYVNRSWTMVSPINTESFSISSRYCGFTSNETRYYRGNFSNWCGSKGGKWSAGYSNGTECSDGTAGCGGNCTAKWNNYAYGFTFGNKPEILWNNGTAKALPPGIFLICGDRAWQGIPRNALGGPCYLGQLTMLSPNFTTWMTYGPNITGHRRSRRSVSRLSPDCSDEIQLWSATARIFASFFAPGVAAAQALKEIERLACWSVKQANLTSLILNAMLEDMNSIRHAVLQNRAAIDFLLLAQGHGCQDVEGMCCFNLSDHSESIHKALQAMKEHTEKIRVEDDPIGDWFTRTFGGLGGWLAKGVKTLMFALLVIVCLLAIIPCIIKCFQDCLSRTMYQFMDERIKYHRIREQL, from the coding sequence ATGATTGAggcagtagaaaagaaaggGCTGAAATCACCATTGACGATGAATGCCCTTGAGACCCTCACAGCATCGGGCCCAATGCTGCCTTACGATATTGAGAACTTAATGCGCATGGTGTTGAAACCGGTGCAGTATACGCTCTGGAGAGAGGAGTGGcataccaaaataaaacaaatgctgatTACGGTGCAGGGTGATCAAAGAAACCCTATATACGGGTCTGATATACAGAGATTAATGGGCAGTGCACCAGGTCTGCTGACCCCTCAAGCACAAGTTGGACAACTTAGACCAGGAGAGCTGATAGCGACTACGGACGCTGCAATAGACGCGTTCCGAAAGCTTGCAAGGAGTGCTGAGCCCACTACTCCGTGGACAGAGATTGCGCAAGGCCCCACAGAGCCGTTTCAGGAGTTTGCAGACAGGTTAATTAGGGCAGTGGAAGGCTCGGATCTGCCCAGAGCGGTTCACGGTCCTGTCATCCTGGATTGCTTGTATCAGAAGTCCAGTGAAGAGGTGCAGGGGATTTTGAGAGCGGTGCCAGGGAGGCTCCAAACCCCTGGTGAGGCCATCAagtatgtcttagataagcAAAAGGCCTATCCGTCCGTGGCAGGGGAGGTAGCCGCGGCGGTAGCAGGAGTAATGATGGCCTGTAGGGAAACAGAATATCGTAGTGCGGACCGACAGTTAGGACCTTGCTTTAAATGTGGCCAGTCGGGCCATATTAGGGCCCAATGCAGAATGGGCACGGGTGGAGGTGTAACATGTCAGCAGTGTGGGCGGAAGGGTCATATAGCACCACAGTGCAGGGCCCGTAGGCCTCCACGACAGGGAAATTATGACGGGAGACCGTCCACGCACGGCAACTTCATTTCTCAATCGGTGCGGGCCCCTGACTTAAGTCTACCCATGGCGGCGCTGTCCTTAAATACCCACGAGCGCCCTCTTATAAGACCCTATGTCAACCGATCATGGACGATGGTAAGTCCAATAAACACAGAGAGTTTTTCAATAAGTAGTAGATATTGTGGATTCACCAGCAACGAGACTCGTTATTATAGAGGGAACTTTTCTAATTGGTGTGGTtcaaaagggggaaaatggtCAGCGGGATACAGTAATGGGACAGAATGTTCCGATGGCACGGCGGGTTGTGGTGGTAATTGCACGGCGAAATGGAACAATTATGCATATGGGTTTACCTTCGGGAATAAGCCAGAGATATTGTGGAATAATGGGACTGCTAAGGCACTCCCCCCAGGTATTTTCTTGATTTGTGGGGACAGGGCTTGGCAAGGTATCCCGCGTAATGCCTTGGGAGGGCCCTGTTATCTAGGACAATTGACTATGCTCTCTCCTAACTTTACCACCTGGATGACGTATGGGCCGAACATTACGGGTCACCGCCGTAGCAGGCGCTCGGTGAGTCGTCTCTCGCCTGACTGCAGTGACGAGATACAGCTATGGAGTGCGACAGCCCGgatatttgcttctttctttgctccTGGTGTAGCCGCAGCACAGGCCTTAAAGGAGATTGAACGCTTGGCATGTTGGTCGGTTAAGCAAGCGAATTTAACATCATTAATATTGAATGCGATGCTGGAGGACATGAACAGCATCCGGCACGCGGTGTTGCAGAATCGAGCAGCCATCGATTTCTTACTCCTGGCGCAGGGACACGGGTGTCAAGACGTGGAAGGGATGTGTTGCTTCAATCTCAGCGATCACAGTGAGTCCATTCACAAGGCGCTTCAAGCCATGAAGGAACATACAGAGAAGATACGGGTGGAAGACGATCCCATAGGGGATTGGTTTACGCGCACGTTTGGTGGTCTTGGAGGGTGGCTCGCAAAAGGCGTTAAGACGCTAATGTTTGCATTGCTTGTCATAGTCTGTCTATTAGCTATCATTCCATGTATAATCAAGTGCTTCCAGGATTGTCTATCGAGAACAATGTATCAGTTTATGGATGAACGCATAAAGTATCATAGAATTAGGGAGCAGTTGTAG